ACGTAGGcgctaggtaggtaggttgcAGGCGCGCGGAGCGAAGCAACGCGATCCTGGAATGTTCGGCAATACGATTGAGTACCAAGTAAGTATATGACAAGTTTAGATGAGAgcgtaagtaattaattaataggcaTAGGTAATAACTTTATAGATTTACGTATGTGatgtaataaaagtaatttagaATAATAAGCTAGGTATACTAGATAGGTATTGTTTAGGATACTATGGTAGGTATGCAAAtctatatgtaattttattaatgaattatCAATTGTATGAAATTAATTGATCTTTACGAACTTTTAACCAAATcgtaatgttttaaattgagattatagtaaaaatgtaaataatattacgtaAAATAAGCAAAACTAATATTTCGTTAATTCATTAATAGGTACTTAGGTATAACCTAACTGTTACACATTGTTTCACAATTCACTTGATTTTGATACTATTATTTGCACAAATCTTGCTGAAAATAGAAAGTTAATAGTTTTTAGAATAGGATAAGAAAGGATTCAAGGCACTTAGCTGAGTTGATTCGTCTTTTCTTTGTTCATTGTTGAGATTGCGTCATCCAATTTTCGTATGTTTTCGTCACGAATTTCTTGTCCGTTGATTGTAATATCCAAAAGATTGTAGATTCGCGGTTGTTAATCTGCACGGTCGCCAAAATGTTTGCTGTTGGACTTGATCCTCGtggtttttgttaattaaaaggcCTTTTGATATTGAAACGTGTATTGCGTTGTAATGGAAGATGGCACAAGTGAATGACAATATGAAAAATAGTCGCAGGTAGGTAGACAAATGATATTATGATGCAATAAAGTAAACGCCTGCGGTAATCAATGTGCAATTATCGCCTTGAGGAACATTGCGGCGTTGACAATAAGTAATGGTTACACATATGAAACAGTTGTATGATGACATCGCGTAGTTCACCAAACGACGGTAGTCTCAAGTAGCAGAagctattttattcaaaatcatCCGATCACCTCCTACACTACAACCTCACATACTTTATCTCTtcctattattagtatagattcaatatggcggactaactaaataaatagatgcttgtaaactgagatATAAAtgtaagataaaaaaatatgtatataaatataacttttcagttgtattttaagaatttaagtatcacgtgtctcaaacagtgaaggaaaacatcgtgaggaaacctgcataccagagaattattcttaattctctgcgtatgtgaagtctgccaatccgcattgggccagcgtggtggactattggcctgacccctctcattctgagaggagactccagctcagcagtgagccgaatatgggttgataatgatgataaatataagtatatttagtcttttttttttaatttaaatttttagatcaaatttatttattttttgcccTCTACTAAAATGTATAGgcaaataaaacagaaatacaTGGAAAAACAAACAGCGGTCTTATCGCATTGTAACGATAACTACCAGGCATCCTTAGGCTCAGGACAACATCAAGTACATAACACAGTTGTATTAGGAAATTAAACTGCAacaacatatttataaacatgtaacataaaaatttaaaaaattaatccatgttaatattaataaaaccgcAGGTGTATGGAGCTGAGCTTTGTTCTTGGCCGAGTACGCCGACAAGCACATCTCACGCACACGTGACTGTTATTTCTTACAATTGTTGTCGTGGGTACTCATATGCAGTAAAAACTCACTTTTTCGcgcaaaattacaatttctcacaagaaaatggcttttcaccagtgtgggttctaatatgctgtaataaatTGCCTTTTTGTGCACTTTTGTAATTGCATACCTAACAAGAAAATAGCTTTTCTcgagtgtgggttttaatatggtgtaataaataattttttttttgtgtacatttataattgcatatatcacaagagtatggtttttcaccagtgtgggttctaatATGCCGTGATAAATTACCTTtacgtgcacatttataattgcaaacctcacaagaaaatggcttttcaccagtgtgggttttaatatgctgtgataaatgacttttttttgtacatttataattgcatacctcacaggaaaatggcttttcgccagtgtgggttttaatatgccaTAACAAATTACTTTTAAGCACGCATTTGTAGTTGCATATATCACAAGAGTAtagcttttcaccagtgtgggttttaatatgtcGTAATAAATCACTTTTTCGAGCACATTTGTatttgcatatctcacaagaaaatgacttttccccagtgtgggttttaatatgctgtaataaatGACCTTTTCGCGCACATTTGTAATTACATATATCACAAGAAAATGGTTTTTCCCCACGGTGGGTCATCTTGTGTTTCAATATTCGACTTGTTGGTGCACATTTATAGTTCAATATCTGACAAGAGTAAGGCTTGGCAGCAGTGTGGATTCTCACGCGTGGTTTCTCATCTGGTACAGCTTGTTTGGGTTTCTTGAATATGTCGTATAACTGGACTACACAATCTGTGTATGGTTTGGTGCCGCTCTGAGATGATCGCTTGTCCAGTTGGTCGATGTTAGTTTCAAGGATTTGTTCGCTTTTCTGGATCGCACCTGCTTCTTCAGTTGCCTGCACTTTGTTATCGTTGTTTGCCGCAAGTCTCGCGGACAGTGGAGCCACTGAAACAACACATTCTTCTTATAATTGACTCCGACAAACCTTTGCGACAGCTCTACTGCTACTATCTGTGCGCCTGAACGTCACTCCCGCGACTTTACAGGGCCAGAGGtgcagggttcgatccccggccggcCGGGTTGGACTATTGTCCTGCCCTGCTCGTCACTTACCTAAAGCCTGAGCGCAGTCTGCAGACGGGGGAGGGTCATCATTCAGCCTCTGACTTCCTGTTCTGTGAAACATAGCAGCAGAATGTGAGTTTGCTAGcagtcacagctgcggctcacagctgcacgaggctcgcacacttgtgatgcagcacatgcagtgtcgttgtatactgacttgttctgcagcacgagtgagtcacagctgcggctcacagctgcacgaggctcgcacacttgtgatgcagcacacgcagtgtcgttgtatactgacttgttctgcagcacgagtgagtcacagctgcggctcacagctgcacgaggctcgcacacttgtgatgcagcacatgcagtgtcgttgtatactgacttgttctgcagcacgagtgagtcacagctgcggctcacagctgcacgaggctcgcacacttgtgatgcagcacatgcagtgtcgttgtatactgacttgttctgcagcacgagtgagtcacagctgcggctcacagctgcacgaggctcgcacacttgtgatgcagcacatgcagtgtcgttgtatactgacttgttctgcagcacgagtgagtcacagctgcggctcacagctgcacgaggctcgcacacttgtgatgcaacACATGCAGCTCCGCCACCAGCACTCTGCAAAACGCAAAACTTATTCACATGTCTGTCCGTCTATAaagcaaattgttttttttatgttataatttgCTCATTATCCTTCTATGAGATCCTAAAAagtatttcatattttcatgAGACTTGAATAATGCCAAAAGCTATCTGGTGTGACTGAAGATTTCCATTAGGTCTAGCaagttttttttactagttatttttatttaaaattatggttTTACAATATTCACACCgaaagttatttttgtatttaacagGATTCCAGTAAAGCAGAAAGCAAAAATCGGACTGATTCCACGTGTATAATATGTTTACTAAGACTGACATCACAACATGGACAACAGTGTTTTTGActtttggaaaaatttattaaatatgcaGTTTTAACTGGAGTTTCTAAAgaattatattacaattttttatgaaaatatatatatacgaaattaatactGTTTAAATTGGTTATGTCATGAGTCGAGTACCCTATTGTATGATAGATATGCAGAGGAGGATGATCACCTCCGTGGAGTAGTCACCTGGAGATGCGTGCTCATATGTTCCTTGTATGCAAGTTCTTGCACAAAGTCCTCAAAACAAAATTCACATTGGAAGATATCACTTTCACTGTTTATGGAACTCTGTGTTGCGGCCACATGGTCTGCTTTCCTACGAAGAGCTTGACTTATAGCTTCATCCAGTAGCCTAGACTCTAACTCTATGCTCATGTCAGAGTATTCATCATCAGATGCACACTCATTGTTGGAATTGTCTATGTGATTGTCATCTTCTTGTGCCAATTCCAAGTTATCAGCACTCGAC
The DNA window shown above is from Bicyclus anynana chromosome 27, ilBicAnyn1.1, whole genome shotgun sequence and carries:
- the LOC128199689 gene encoding oocyte zinc finger protein XlCOF6-like isoform X1; the protein is MRCCVPFCENTSDNMSTSERTAITFHGLPSEDNLRTAWLRALGTQDHHLPDPAVVCSQHFLDDDFYTTESCVRQIHSNAVPSIVQMCMICLDSDSKLSLMSKHKLEEAYEQLTGLSLCRRGNLKQTLCVMCAQRLINFSRFRDLSLRAHSLLTDSVEQHASNTIQHKELMNCTSAHLKCNLTQTTLGANHCDLYIDHTDGEESVVGDVATVVVKNENSSDSMSSADNLELAQEDDNHIDNSNNECASDDEYSDMSIELESRLLDEAISQALRRKADHVAATQSSINSESDIFQCEFCFEDFVQELAYKEHMSTHLQSAGGGAACVASQVCEPRAAVSRSCDSLVLQNKTGSQRLNDDPPPSADCAQALVAPLSARLAANNDNKVQATEEAGAIQKSEQILETNIDQLDKRSSQSGTKPYTDCVVQLYDIFKKPKQAVPDEKPRVRIHTAAKPYSCQILNYKCAPTSRILKHKMTHRGEKPFSCDICNYKCARKGHLLQHIKTHTGEKSFSCEICKYKCARKSDLLRHIKTHTGEKLYSCDICNYKCVLKSNLLWHIKTHTGEKPFSCEVCNYKCTKKSHLSQHIKTHTGEKPFSCEVCNYKCARKGNLSRHIRTHTGEKPYSCDICNYKCTQKGNLLQHIRTHTGEKPFSCEKL